The proteins below come from a single Pieris brassicae chromosome 1, ilPieBrab1.1, whole genome shotgun sequence genomic window:
- the LOC123708839 gene encoding transmembrane protein 161B has product MALLGAQLVITLIMVSIIQKLGNYSFARWLLCSQGLYRYLYPDNSELKSLAGVPKEKPKAKKGGKNELNGKPETFHIPRSLDIQLETAPVTALDLVHLRFYTDYIWIVDFSLYSSIVYIISEIYTWIFHLKDEFNLSMVWCLLVVLFSFKILLSLTKQYFTSDESISERSICIVAFCVFLLIAMMVLIVDESNLEVGVDPAYDSFFENASKFLENQGLSSVGPASKLILKLSLATWAALIGALFTFPGLRVARMNWDSISDYGENKVAALLLNVNFAMPFVLALMWVRPVTRHYLTVRVFSGMTEPIMTSSQFDSMRLILVIVTMVLRVILMPRQLQAYLDMAQRKLDAQKKEAGRITNIELQKKIASVFYYLCVVALQYLCPVVMCANLALMYKTLGGFTWTGMDLEPVVRTVPTDSMEQFQMAWENLKMIFTTEVYRGVLGFSTWWCCFAWFVSTSLGAMYQSYFRIS; this is encoded by the exons ATG GCGCTCCTAGGAGCTCAACTCGTTATAACACTTATAATGGTTTCAATCATACAAAAGCTTGGCAATTATTCCTTTGCAAGATGGTTATTATGTTCGCAAGGTTTATATCGATACCTGTATCCTGATAATAGTGAATTAAAGAGTTTGGCGGGAGTTCCTAAAGAAAAACCGAAAGCCAAGAAGGGTGggaaaaatgaattaaatggAAAACCTGAAACATTTCATATTCCTAGAAGCTTAGATATACAGTTGGAGACAGCTCCAGTAACAGCATTAGACCTTGTACATCTCCGTTTCTACACAGACTATATTTGGATAGTGGACTTTTCATTATATTCTAGcatagtttatataatatcagaG atttacacCTGGATATTTCACCTTAAAGATGAATTTAATCTGAGTATGGTGTGGTGCCTCTTGGTGGTCCTCTTTTCATT TAAAATATTACTCTCACTAACTAAACAGTACTTCACTAGTGATGAGTCTATCAGCGAAAGGTCTATTTGCATTGTAGCTTTCTGTGTATTCCTTCTTATTGCTATGATGGTGCTGATTGTTGATGAGAGCAATTTAGAGGTTGGTGTTGATCCAGCTTATGACAGCTTTTTTGAAAATGCTTCAAAATTTCTGGAAAACCAAGGGCTAAGTTCTGT TGGTCCAGCatcaaaactaattttaaagttatcaTTGGCTACTTGGGCTGCCCTTATTGGTGCTCTATTTACATTTCCTGGCTTGAGAGTTGCCAGAATGAATTGGGATTCAATAAG TGATTATGGAGAAAATAAAGTGGCTGCTCTGCTTTTAAATGTTAACTTTGCCATGCCATTTGTCCTCGCTCTTATGTGGGTTAGACCTGTCACTCGGCACTATTTAACTGTCCGTGTGTTCAGTGGCATGACTGAACCgat CATGACATCAAGCCAATTCGACTCCATGCGTCTGATTCTGGTCATCGTCACAATGGTACTCCGGGTAATTCTGATGCCGCGTCAGCTCCAGGCTTACTTAGATATGGCGCAGAGGAAACTTGACGCTCAGAAGAAAGAGGCTGGGCGTATCACTAACATAGAGCTTCAGAAGaag ATAGCATCAGTGTTCTACTATCTATGCGTAGTGGCCCTTCAATATCTGTGCCCCGTGGTGATGTGTGCCAACCTTGCGCTGATGTACAAAACCCTTGGTGGGTTCACGTGGACTGGCATGGACTTGGAACCGGTAGTGCGGACAGTGCCTACCGATAGTATGGAACAGTTTCAAATGGCGTGGGAGAATTTGAAAATG ataTTCACAACGGAGGTGTACCGTGGTGTACTAGGCTTCAGCACCTGGTGGTGCTGTTTCGCATGGTTTGTCTCCACATCCCTCGGTGCCATGTATCAGAGTTACTTTAGAATCTCATga